One Skermanella pratensis genomic window, GACCCCGCCGCCGCGCGGGCGCCGGTGGTGGAGGCCAAGGACCTGTCCCTGGTCTTCCAGACCGCCGACGCGCCGGTCACGGCGCTGAGCGGCATCGACCTGACGATCCGGCGGGGCGACTTCGTCTCCCTGATCGGGCCGTCCGGCTGCGGCAAGACCACCCTGATGCGGGCCGTGGCCGATCTGGTCAAGCCGACCTCCGGCACGCTGCTGGTCAACGGCGGCACCGCCGGGCAGGCCCGGCTGGACCGCGCCTACGGCTACGTCTTCCAGGCGCCGGCCCTCTATCCGTGGCGTACGATCGAGCGCAACATCATGCTTCCGCTGGAGATCATGGGGATGCCCCGGGCGGAGCGGAAGGAGCGGGCGGCGCGCTACCTGGACCTGGTCGGGCTGAAGGGGTTCGAGAAGAAGTTCCCCTGGCAGCTTTCCGGCGGGATGCAGCAGCGGGTGTCGATCGCCCGCGCGCTCGGTTTCGAGCCGGCGCTCCTCCTGATGGACGAGCCGTTCGGCGCCCTGG contains:
- a CDS encoding ABC transporter ATP-binding protein — its product is MPASGTVVAEKAGAAARHDPAAARAPVVEAKDLSLVFQTADAPVTALSGIDLTIRRGDFVSLIGPSGCGKTTLMRAVADLVKPTSGTLLVNGGTAGQARLDRAYGYVFQAPALYPWRTIERNIMLPLEIMGMPRAERKERAARYLDLVGLKGFEKKFPWQLSGGMQQRVSIARALGFEPALLLMDEPFGALDEITRDNLNVHLLRLWEKTGITVIFVTHSIPEAVFLSSRIVVMSPRPGRILEVIDGDLPRDRDLDVRETPGFLEIAHRVRVALRAGHSYD